The following are encoded together in the Vibrio splendidus genome:
- a CDS encoding J domain-containing protein, giving the protein MITKDIVWIVSAILVGLALVEVAIKYFKAGKIAEREKKKWEHLIDVRKRESDTLAQALGQAKISINKLVSENRVLSDNATYCASRLEQALMERDSYKDLYETEARKQSQANSMGGREPIDESMRLNDFFVFAHQPTKREVKDRFKRLSSIYHPDKGGDIETMQEINTQYQRTLKFAA; this is encoded by the coding sequence ATGATTACTAAAGACATTGTTTGGATAGTATCAGCGATATTAGTTGGATTAGCGCTGGTGGAGGTTGCTATTAAGTACTTCAAAGCTGGAAAGATAGCAGAGAGGGAAAAGAAAAAATGGGAACACTTAATTGATGTTCGCAAACGTGAGTCCGATACGTTGGCCCAAGCGCTAGGCCAAGCAAAAATATCGATAAATAAGCTGGTTAGTGAGAATAGGGTGTTATCTGATAACGCCACCTATTGCGCGTCAAGGTTAGAGCAAGCCTTGATGGAGCGTGATAGTTACAAGGATCTTTACGAGACAGAAGCAAGGAAGCAGTCACAAGCCAATAGTATGGGCGGTCGTGAACCAATAGATGAAAGCATGAGGTTAAATGACTTCTTTGTTTTCGCCCACCAGCCAACAAAACGAGAAGTGAAAGACAGGTTTAAGCGACTAAGCAGTATATATCACCCAGACAAAGGTGGGGATATAGAAACCATGCAGGAGATCAATACTCAATACCAGAGAACCCTTAAATTTGCCGCTTAG
- a CDS encoding terminase produces MLTTDLNDSTPLLSDLQFRALARPEKRRYLRFVATNRRWRLNNLYKIEDEQGRVVTFEMRDAQRELFETSHTFEIILKARQLGFSTYIDIYGLDCCLFSKNFKAGIIAQDLESAGAIFATKVMFPYDNLPSYIKSRKPLKERRGGANGGTMKFANGSSIAVRTSFRSGTLQFLHISELGRICAGFPMRAKEIQTGSMPTVHEGSKLFIESTAEGAAGLFFNLCKDAEERQQAGIALGAKDFHFRFIPWFTHPKYHAPVPRTGLKLSKYFIEYFKAIDPFALQHLGKPLSDTQKQWYVETYNKYGEHTKQEYPSTPQEAFLTSGRRVFNPIDSMNAESRCSKPLLVYDVDPETGKMIDARNNVNRDGTKEDVIKGLMGYLLIWELPDEDTDYAIGGDIAEGLEHGDRSSFDVLDENGNQVAHWYGHLDTDLFAKLMAHVGRFYNKAYIGPERNNHGHAVLNVLREVYPVARIYEEEHHDKDDKQESTDRLGWLTTRKSKPIIISNMKEELRHGRDGIQWIGTVSEMNTYVYDEKGGTNAIQGAFDDQVMSYAIALEMVVRMPRLPRKDYKPRALGGDYRKH; encoded by the coding sequence ATGTTGACGACTGATCTTAACGACAGCACACCGCTATTAAGTGACCTTCAGTTTCGTGCACTGGCTAGGCCAGAGAAGCGCCGATATTTACGCTTTGTTGCCACTAACCGCCGTTGGAGGCTGAACAATCTCTATAAGATTGAAGATGAGCAGGGCAGAGTCGTTACCTTTGAAATGCGAGACGCTCAACGTGAATTATTTGAAACCTCTCATACGTTCGAGATCATACTCAAGGCGCGCCAGCTAGGTTTTAGTACCTACATCGATATTTATGGTCTGGATTGCTGTCTGTTTTCTAAAAATTTCAAAGCGGGGATTATCGCCCAGGACTTGGAAAGCGCCGGCGCCATCTTCGCAACTAAGGTGATGTTCCCTTATGACAACCTACCAAGTTACATCAAATCACGTAAACCACTAAAGGAACGCCGTGGTGGTGCCAATGGCGGCACGATGAAATTTGCTAACGGTTCGAGCATTGCGGTTCGTACTTCTTTCCGTTCGGGTACGCTTCAATTCTTACACATATCGGAGTTAGGCCGGATCTGTGCTGGTTTCCCTATGAGAGCCAAAGAGATTCAAACCGGTTCCATGCCTACCGTTCACGAAGGTTCAAAGCTATTCATTGAATCAACCGCCGAAGGTGCGGCCGGACTGTTCTTTAATTTGTGTAAGGATGCTGAAGAACGGCAACAAGCGGGAATAGCTCTAGGCGCTAAAGACTTTCACTTTAGATTCATTCCTTGGTTCACACACCCTAAATACCATGCACCAGTACCACGTACAGGCCTGAAACTATCTAAGTATTTTATTGAGTACTTCAAAGCAATAGATCCTTTTGCCCTTCAGCACTTGGGTAAGCCTTTGTCAGATACACAAAAGCAATGGTACGTAGAGACTTACAACAAGTACGGCGAACACACCAAACAAGAATACCCAAGTACACCTCAAGAGGCGTTCTTAACGTCCGGTCGCCGTGTATTCAATCCAATAGACAGCATGAACGCTGAATCTCGATGCTCTAAACCTTTGCTTGTTTACGATGTGGACCCAGAAACAGGGAAAATGATTGACGCTCGAAACAATGTGAATAGAGACGGAACAAAAGAGGATGTAATTAAAGGCCTAATGGGTTACCTACTCATTTGGGAACTACCAGATGAAGACACCGATTACGCTATAGGCGGCGATATTGCTGAAGGTTTAGAGCATGGTGATAGATCTTCCTTCGATGTGCTTGATGAAAATGGAAATCAAGTGGCCCATTGGTACGGTCACCTAGATACCGATCTCTTTGCCAAGTTAATGGCCCATGTTGGTAGGTTCTATAACAAGGCTTATATCGGCCCTGAACGTAATAACCACGGTCATGCAGTGTTGAATGTTCTACGTGAGGTTTACCCGGTTGCACGTATCTATGAAGAGGAACATCACGACAAGGACGACAAACAAGAATCAACGGATCGCCTCGGGTGGCTAACGACACGTAAGAGTAAACCTATTATCATTAGCAACATGAAAGAGGAATTAAGACACGGACGAGACGGTATTCAATGGATTGGCACCGTGAGCGAAATGAACACTTATGTTTATGACGAGAAAGGCGGGACCAATGCCATTCAAGGCGCTTTTGATGATCAGGTCATGAGTTATGCAATTGCCCTTGAAATGGTTGTTCGTATGCCAAGGCTCCCACGCAAGGACTACAAACCACGCGCCCTAGGTGGCGATTACCGTAAACACTAG
- a CDS encoding RrF2 family transcriptional regulator, which translates to MTKQVQKSQNIFSSKVNVALSIVSTLVVHEGIMSVESISKHLNLSMSYVEQVIALLNKGEIVKSKRGPNGGYVIQDESVTVRDVILSIYLDAFKSETTPKLLAKIEELTGTMRVSELNRSTMI; encoded by the coding sequence ATGACCAAACAAGTACAAAAAAGCCAAAATATATTCAGCTCTAAGGTAAACGTAGCTTTATCAATCGTAAGTACGCTGGTTGTCCACGAAGGGATTATGAGTGTGGAGTCTATTTCAAAGCACTTAAACCTATCTATGTCCTATGTTGAGCAAGTTATAGCACTTCTCAATAAAGGGGAGATTGTTAAATCAAAGCGTGGTCCTAATGGCGGGTACGTGATTCAAGATGAGAGCGTTACCGTTAGGGATGTAATTCTTTCAATATATCTCGATGCTTTTAAATCAGAAACAACGCCCAAGCTTCTCGCAAAGATTGAAGAACTAACGGGAACCATGAGGGTTTCTGAATTGAACCGCAGCACTATGATTTAA